A window of Ananas comosus cultivar F153 linkage group 4, ASM154086v1, whole genome shotgun sequence contains these coding sequences:
- the LOC109709509 gene encoding chaperone protein dnaJ 49, with the protein MDSNKDEAERCLKKAESAVASGDKQRAIKFIRIAQRLNPNLPIDDLLAASEKLDGSDFTTADQVIEETKSSTDSGPSNGDRSYTEEHVRLIREIKRNKDYYAILGVEKSCSAEEIRRAYRKLSLKVHPDKNTAPGAEEAFKSVCKAFKCLSDEQLRQDYDQVGVVDDHEYEQQAWNTMMRRRRRRATRNEFFDEDFDADEIFRSFFYGSQGDVFHAHNVYRPRGMGGQRMDHHNFDPASGFGIIRLMRIVVILIFFLFAFVPFFEPEYSLQKSYNHRIPKVTEKHGVEYFVRKEDFEQRFPQGSSVRDNLENHVLRDYKSILGRYCHFEMQRRQWAKNYPTPHCDKLRSLAAA; encoded by the coding sequence ATGGATAGTAACAAGGATGAGGCCGAGAGATGTTTGAAAAAAGCCGAATCTGCTGTGGCGTCTGGAGATAAACAAAGagcaataaaatttattagaatcGCGCAGCGATTAAACCCTAATCTCCCAATCGACGACCTTTTAGCTGCCTCCGAGAAGCTAGATGGATCTGATTTCACTACAGCAGATCAAGTTATTGAAGAGACCAAATCGTCGACGGATTCGGGACCTTCTAATGGGGATCGGAGTTACACTGAGGAGCATGTTAGATTGATCAGAGAAATCAAGAGGAACAAGGACTATTATGCTATTCTTGGGGTGGAGAAGAGTTGTTCGGCCGAGGAAATTAGAAGGGCCTATAGAAAACTATCCCTTAAGGTTCATCCCGACAAGAACACGGCTCCCGGTGCTGAAGAGGCATTCAAATCCGTGTGCAAAGCTTTCAAATGCTTGAGCGATGAGCAATTAAGGCAGGATTATGATCAAGTAGGTGTTGTTGATGATCATGAGTATGAACAGCAAGCTTGGAATACAATGATgaggagaaggcggcgaagggcCACCAGAAATGAATTCTTCGATGAAGATTTTGATGCTGATGAGATATTCAGATCCTTCTTCTATGGTTCGCAAGGTGATGTTTTCCACGCACATAATGTTTACAGGCCAAGAGGAATGGGGGGGCAACGAATGGATCATCATAATTTCGATCCGGCATCAGGGTTTGGTATTATAAGGCTAATGCGGATAGTGGTTATCTTGATTTTCTTCTTGTTTGCATTCGTTCCATTTTTCGAGCCAGAGTATTCTTTGCAGAAGTCTTATAACCATCGGATTCCAAAGGTCACGGAGAAGCACGGGGTTGAGTACTTTGTGAGGAAAGAAGATTTCGAGCAGCGATTTCCGCAGGGAAGTTCTGTTAGAGATAATCTCGAAAACCATGTTTTGAGAGATTATAAGAGTATTCTTGGGCGCTACTGCCATTTCGAGATGCAAAGGCGCCAGTGGGCCAAAAACTATCCGACACCTCATTGCGATAAGCTGAGGAGTCTTGCGGCAGCATGA